A window of the Helianthus annuus cultivar XRQ/B chromosome 4, HanXRQr2.0-SUNRISE, whole genome shotgun sequence genome harbors these coding sequences:
- the LOC110936410 gene encoding probable methyltransferase PMT24 translates to MAQGKYSRVDGKKSSSCSTATIIVVVGVCLVGVWMFMSSSAAPGQNSDLPVIQESKQKESTKVSSQFEDNSGDLSSDDSAKDESNQENTQNEESSTNENDTNTEDESKSTEENSNSNESENSNSDSNESENSNSESNESESSNTNSESNESENSNSESNESENSNSDANESEKKEEKVEKDETEENSSDNKTEDLSAATQSEISKETNAQNGAFSTQEAESATEKQSQKPSISKKNQEVYQWKTCNVSAGPDYIPCLDNLEAIRHLHGRSHYEHRERHCPTDPPTCLVSLPIGYKTPIKWPRSREQIWYSNVPHTKLAAVKGHQNWVKVTGEYLSFPGGGTQFKNGALHYIDFIQNTLPDIAWGKRTRVILDVGCGVASFGGYLFERDVVAFSFAPKDEHEAQVQFALERGIPAISAVMGTKRLPFPSKIFDVVHCARCRVPWHIEGGKLLLELNRVLRPGGYFVWSATPVYQNKTEDVEIWEAMSKLTKAMCWELVVINNDKLNEVGAAIYRKPTSNECYESRQQNEPPLCDKKDDPDAVWNVQLEACMHKVPTDESVRGSKWPEMWPQRLESPPYWLKSSEVGVYGKPAPEDFTSDYENWKRVVAKSYLTGLGIDWSTVRNVMDMRSIYGGFAAAMRDLKIWVMNVVPLDSPDTLPIIYERGLFGIYHDWCESFSTYPRTYDLLHADHLFSDIKKRCKLQSLMAEVDRILRPEGKLIVRDNIETISEVENMAKSMNWIVRMTYNKDNEGMLCVEKSFWRPDEVETLSYAIE, encoded by the exons ATGGCTCAGGGGAAATATTCCCGGGTCGATGGGAAGAAATCATCATCATGTTCAACCGCTACAATTATAGTTGTTGTCGGGGTGTGTTTGGTTGGAGTATGGATGTTCATGTCATCATCCGCTGCCCCTGGTCAAAATTCCGACTTGCCTGTTATTCAAGAATCAAAGCAGAAAGAATCTACCAAAGTATCTTCCCAGTTTGAAGATAATTCAGGCGATCTGTCGTCAGATGATTCGGCTAAAGATGAGAGTAATCAAGAAAACACGCAAAACGAGGAATCTAGTACAAATGAAAATGATACAAACACAGAAGATGAGTCAAAGTCAACTGAAGAAAATTCTAATTCAAACGAAAGCGAGAATTCGAATTCTGATTCGAACGAAAGCGAGAATTCGAATTCTGAATCCAACGAAAGCGAGAGTTCGAATACGAATTCTGAATCAAACGAAAGTGAGAATTCGAATTCTGAGTCAAACGAAAGCGAGAATTCGAATTCTGACGCAAACGAATCGGAAAAGAAAGAAGAGAAGGTTGAGAAAGACGAAACGGAAGAAAACTCTAGTGACAACAAAACCGAAGATTTATCGGCTGCAACACAGTCCGAGATTTCGAAAGAAACAAACGCTCAAAACGGGGCGTTTTCAACTCAAGAGGCTGAGTCAGCAACTGAGAAACAATCGCAAAAGCCATCGATATCCAAAAAGAATCAAGAGGTCTACCAATGGAAGACATGTAACGTTAGCGCAGGCCCGGATTATATCCCGTGTCTCGATAACTTAGAAGCCATTCGACACCTTCACGGTCGGAGCCACTACGAACACCGGGAACGACATTGCCCGACGGACCCACCTACATGTCTTGTCTCTCTTCCCATTGGCTACAAAACACCGATCAAGTGGCCCAGAAGCAGAGAACAG ATTTGGTACAGCAACGTCCCGCACACGAAGCTTGCTGCCGTAAAAGGACATCAAAATTGGGTCAAAGTTACCGGCGAGTACCTTTCGTTTCCTGGTGGTGGTACCCAGTTCAAGAATGGAGCCCTTCACTATATAGATTTCATCCAAAAC ACGCTTCCTGATATCGCATGGGGTAAGAGAACCCGAGTGATATTGGATGTTGGATGTGGAGTTGCTAGCTTCGGGGGGTATCTTTTTGAGAGAGACGTTGTTGCGTTTTCGTTTGCTCCTAAGGATGAACACGAAGCTCAAGTGCAATTCGCACTAGAAAGGGGTATTCCCGCCATTTCAGCTGTTATGGGTACCAAAAGGCTGCCGTTTCCAAGCAAGATCTTTGATGTCGTTCATTGTGCGCGTTGCAGAGTCCCGTGGCATATTGAAG GCGGTAAACTTCTGTTGGAGCTCAACCGTGTGCTACGACCTGGCGGTTATTTTGTATGGTCTGCTACCCCGGTTTACCAAAATAAGACTGAAGATGTGGAAATTTGGGAAG CTATGTCTAAACTAACGAAGGCGATGTGTTGGGAGTTGGTGGTGATCAACAATGACAAGTTGAACGAGGTTGGTGCAGCCATATACAGAAAGCCGACATCTAATGAATGCTATGAGAGTAGGCAACAAAACGAGCCACCACTATGTGACAAGAAAGATGACCCTGATGCAGTCTG GAATGTGCAACTTGAAGCGTGTATGCATAAAGTACCGACTGACGAATCAGTTCGCGGCTCAAAATGGCCCGAAATGTGGCCACAGAGGTTGGAGTCACCACCATACTGGCTAAAGAGTAGTGAGGTTGGCGTTTATGGAAAACCAGCCCCCGAGGACTTCACTTCTGATTATGAAAACTGGAAACGCGTTGTCGCAAAATCCTACTTAACCGGTCTAGGAATCGATTGGTCTACTGTCAGAAATGTCATGGACATGCGGTCCATATACGGAGG ATTTGCTGCTGCAATGAGAGATTTGAAGATTTGGGTGATGAACGTTGTACCTCTCGATTCACCAGATACCCTTCCAATTATATACGAACGTGGACTCTTTGGCATATATCATGACTGGTGTGAATCGTTTAGCACTTACCCACGAACGTATGATCTTCTTCATGCTGATCATCTTTTCTCAGATATTAAGAAAAG GTGCAAGTTACAATCATTAATGGCGGAAGTTGACAGAATCTTGAGACCCGAAGGTAAACTAATCGTGCGTGACAACATTGAGACCATCTCCGAGGTTGAAAACATGGCAAAGTCTATGAACTGGATTGTTAGGATGACTTACAACAAGGACAACGAGGGTATGTTATGTGTCGAGAAATCGTTTTGGCGTCCCGATGAGGTAGAAACGCTATCTTACGCCATTGAATAG